One Vibrio campbellii CAIM 519 = NBRC 15631 = ATCC 25920 genomic window carries:
- the pmbA gene encoding metalloprotease PmbA, translated as MDIKQQVAEQRTELEQAVSRALEIAAAKSDAAEVAITKSTGLSVSTRMGDVENVEFNSDGALGITVYRGQRKGSASTSDLSEAAIEQTVLAALDIAQYTSEDPFAGPAPKEYMVKEVPDLDLFHPDAPDPDYAAQVAIAAEKEALNYSDAIKQSDGASYDSHYGVKVYGNSHGLLASYASSRHSTSCCVIGVGQNGEMERDYSYTVARHRDDLWTPETVGRNAAEKTISRLDAQKLKTGKYPVMFAADVATGLIGHLVMAISGGNLYRKSSFLLDHLGKQVLPEWFNISERPHVLRGLASSPFDSEGVYTQDREIITDGVLATYLLTSYAARKMKMDPTGHAGGIHNWYVKSTGQNFEQMLKELGTGLLVTETMGQGVNVVTGDYSRGAAGFWVENGEIQYPVSEITIAGNLKDMFNQIVAVGSDLETRSQIQTGSILLDTMKVAGE; from the coding sequence ATGGATATTAAACAGCAGGTTGCTGAGCAACGTACCGAGCTAGAACAAGCCGTTTCACGTGCACTAGAAATCGCTGCGGCGAAGTCTGATGCCGCTGAAGTCGCAATCACCAAGAGCACAGGTTTGAGTGTTTCCACTCGCATGGGTGACGTGGAAAACGTTGAATTCAATAGCGATGGCGCACTGGGTATCACCGTCTACCGTGGTCAACGCAAAGGCAGTGCTTCCACATCTGACTTGAGTGAAGCTGCTATCGAGCAAACGGTCTTAGCAGCACTAGACATTGCTCAATACACATCAGAAGACCCATTCGCAGGTCCTGCTCCAAAAGAATACATGGTGAAAGAGGTACCAGACTTAGACCTTTTCCACCCAGACGCACCCGATCCAGATTACGCAGCGCAAGTCGCGATTGCCGCTGAAAAAGAAGCGTTGAACTACAGCGATGCGATTAAGCAAAGCGATGGTGCAAGCTACGATAGCCACTACGGCGTAAAAGTGTATGGTAATAGCCACGGCTTGTTAGCCAGCTATGCATCCAGCCGTCATAGCACCAGCTGTTGTGTGATTGGTGTGGGTCAAAACGGTGAGATGGAACGTGATTACAGCTACACCGTTGCGCGTCATCGTGATGATCTTTGGACACCAGAAACTGTTGGTCGCAACGCTGCAGAGAAAACCATCAGCCGCCTTGATGCGCAAAAGCTTAAGACAGGCAAATACCCGGTGATGTTTGCTGCGGATGTAGCAACAGGCTTGATTGGTCACCTAGTGATGGCAATCAGCGGTGGCAACTTATACCGTAAGTCTTCTTTCCTATTGGATCATCTTGGTAAGCAAGTATTGCCTGAGTGGTTCAACATTTCTGAGCGTCCACACGTACTACGTGGATTGGCTTCCAGCCCGTTTGATAGCGAAGGTGTATACACGCAAGATCGTGAAATCATCACCGATGGTGTTTTAGCAACTTACTTGCTAACCAGCTATGCCGCTCGCAAGATGAAGATGGACCCAACGGGTCACGCTGGTGGTATCCATAACTGGTACGTGAAGTCGACAGGTCAAAACTTCGAGCAAATGCTGAAAGAGCTGGGCACCGGTCTACTGGTAACAGAGACCATGGGTCAAGGCGTGAACGTTGTGACGGGCGATTACTCTCGTGGTGCTGCAGGTTTCTGGGTAGAAAACGGTGAAATCCAATACCCAGTGTCTGAAATTACTATCGCGGGTAACTTGAAAGACATGTTCAATCAGATTGTGGCTGTGGGTAGCGATTTAGAAACACGCTCACAAATCCAAACGGGTTCGATCTTGTTGGATACCATGAAGGTTGCTGGTGAGTAA
- the lptB gene encoding LPS export ABC transporter ATP-binding protein, translating into MAVLSAKNLAKSYKKRKVVTDVSLEVESGQIVGLLGPNGAGKTTSFYMIVGLVPRDEGTITIDNQDISILPMHNRSRLGIGYLPQEASIFRKLSVEDNIMAVLETRQELTREERQDKLEDLLEEFHIQHIRTSAGMALSGGERRRVEIARALAANPQFILLDEPFAGVDPISVNDIKKIIEHLRDRGLGVLITDHNVRETLDVCEKAYIVSQGHLIASGTPDEVLNNEQVKQVYLGEQFRL; encoded by the coding sequence ATGGCAGTACTGAGTGCAAAGAACCTTGCGAAAAGCTACAAAAAGCGCAAGGTCGTTACCGATGTAAGTCTCGAAGTAGAATCTGGCCAAATCGTTGGTCTACTGGGCCCAAATGGTGCGGGTAAAACTACTTCGTTTTACATGATCGTAGGTTTGGTTCCGCGTGATGAAGGTACCATCACCATCGACAACCAAGACATCAGTATTTTACCGATGCACAATCGTTCTCGCTTGGGTATCGGCTACCTGCCGCAAGAAGCGTCGATCTTCCGTAAGCTATCTGTTGAAGACAACATCATGGCCGTTCTCGAGACTCGCCAAGAACTGACTCGCGAAGAACGCCAAGACAAACTGGAAGATTTGTTGGAAGAATTCCACATACAGCACATACGCACCAGTGCGGGTATGGCACTATCAGGTGGTGAACGCCGCCGTGTAGAAATTGCTCGTGCATTGGCAGCAAACCCTCAGTTCATTTTGTTGGATGAACCATTCGCGGGTGTTGACCCAATTTCGGTTAACGACATCAAAAAAATCATCGAACACTTGCGCGATCGCGGCCTTGGCGTGTTAATCACAGACCATAACGTACGCGAAACCTTGGACGTTTGTGAAAAAGCCTATATCGTAAGCCAAGGACACCTCATCGCATCGGGAACTCCGGATGAAGTTCTCAATAACGAGCAAGTGAAACAAGTTTATCTCGGCGAACAATTCCGTCTATGA
- the lptA gene encoding lipopolysaccharide transport periplasmic protein LptA: protein MKPLHLSLLALVLAAPQALALKSDTQQPVYINSDTQQVDMQSNQVTFKGNVSLKQGSINIDADRVVVTRDPKTESIKQIQAFGKPATFSQLMDDGKTLSGQANELDYRISTDELTMKGQAQLKQDGNTIQSSSIRYQIGQQKLVADSSDNERVTTILQPNQIEN, encoded by the coding sequence ATGAAACCGTTACACCTTAGCCTATTGGCATTGGTTTTAGCAGCGCCGCAAGCGTTAGCCCTTAAGTCGGATACTCAGCAGCCGGTTTACATCAATTCAGACACCCAACAGGTTGATATGCAGAGCAACCAGGTCACCTTCAAAGGTAATGTCTCCCTGAAGCAAGGCAGCATCAATATCGATGCTGATAGAGTTGTTGTGACTCGCGATCCTAAAACCGAGTCGATTAAACAGATCCAAGCATTTGGCAAGCCTGCTACGTTTTCTCAGTTGATGGACGATGGTAAAACGCTAAGCGGCCAAGCAAACGAACTAGACTACCGCATCTCTACTGATGAATTGACCATGAAGGGCCAAGCTCAGTTGAAGCAGGATGGCAATACTATCCAAAGCTCTTCTATACGTTACCAAATTGGCCAACAGAAGTTGGTAGCTGACAGCTCAGACAATGAGCGCGTAACCACCATTCTGCAACCGAATCAAATCGAGAACTAA
- the kdsD gene encoding arabinose-5-phosphate isomerase KdsD: MSTQFDFRAAAKQVLDIEVSALQQLDQYFDDQFEQACELILSNNGKVVVMGMGKSGHIGNKIAATLASTGTSAFFVHPGEAAHGDLGMISAGDIVIAISNSGESHEILSLFPVLKRLSIKIISMTGKPESNMAKLSDLHLQITVPKEACPLGLAPTSSTTATLVMGDALAVALLQARGFSAEDFALSHPGGALGRKLLLKLSDIMHFGNALPKVSPDALIRDALLEISEKGLGMTAIVDEHDAMLGIFTDGDLRRTLDKRIDIHTTAIGEVMTQNPTTAHPEMLAVEGLNLMQDKNINALILCDNNKIVGALNMHDLLKAGVM; the protein is encoded by the coding sequence ATGTCCACTCAATTTGATTTTCGCGCTGCAGCTAAACAAGTTCTTGATATTGAGGTCTCAGCTTTACAACAGCTAGACCAATACTTTGATGATCAGTTTGAGCAAGCGTGCGAATTGATTCTTTCCAACAACGGCAAAGTTGTCGTGATGGGCATGGGCAAATCAGGCCATATTGGCAACAAGATTGCCGCAACGCTTGCCAGCACAGGTACCTCTGCGTTTTTTGTTCACCCAGGTGAAGCAGCACATGGTGACCTTGGCATGATCAGTGCGGGTGACATCGTTATCGCGATTTCAAACTCGGGTGAGTCTCATGAGATTCTGTCTCTATTCCCAGTTTTGAAACGCCTTAGCATCAAAATCATCAGCATGACTGGCAAGCCAGAGTCGAACATGGCGAAGTTGTCTGATCTGCATTTGCAAATCACTGTGCCAAAAGAAGCTTGCCCACTTGGTCTCGCGCCAACCAGCAGTACAACGGCGACTTTGGTTATGGGTGATGCTCTGGCTGTTGCGCTTCTGCAAGCTCGTGGCTTCTCAGCGGAAGACTTTGCGTTATCACACCCTGGTGGTGCGCTGGGAAGAAAATTGCTGCTTAAGCTGTCTGATATAATGCACTTCGGTAATGCACTACCAAAAGTATCACCTGATGCGCTTATTCGTGACGCCTTGCTCGAGATTTCTGAAAAAGGCTTGGGCATGACAGCCATCGTCGATGAGCACGATGCTATGCTTGGTATATTCACTGATGGCGATTTACGTCGTACTTTGGATAAGCGCATTGATATCCACACCACAGCAATTGGTGAAGTGATGACGCAAAACCCAACTACAGCACATCCGGAGATGTTAGCGGTAGAGGGGTTGAATCTAATGCAAGACAAGAACATCAATGCTCTGATCTTGTGCGATAACAATAAGATTGTTGGCGCACTGAATATGCATGATTTATTGAAAGCTGGCGTGATGTAG
- a CDS encoding RNA polymerase factor sigma-54 translates to MKPSLQLKLGQQLAMTPQLQQAIRLLQLSTLDLQQEIQEALDSNPLLEVEEGHDEPQANGEDKSASESADNSANEANDASEPDLPDSSDVIEKSEISSELEIDTTWDDVYSANTGSTGLALDDDMPVYQGETTESLHDYLMWQLDLTPFSETDRTIALAIIDAVDDYGYLTLSPEEIHESFDNEEVELDEVEAVRKRIQQFDPLGVASRNLQECLLLQLATFPEDTPWLAEAKMVLSDHIDHLGNRDYKLVIKETKLKEADLREVLRLIQQLDPRPGSRITPDDTEYVIPDVSVFKDHGKWTVSINPDSIPKLKVNQQYAQLGKGNSADSQYIRSNLQEAKWLIKSLESRNETLLKVARCIVEHQQDFFEYGEEAMKPMVLNDVALDVDMHESTISRVTTQKFMHTPRGIFELKYFFSSHVSTDNGGECSSTAIRALIKKLVAAENTAKPLSDSKIAALLADQGIQVARRTIAKYRESLGIAPSSQRKRLL, encoded by the coding sequence ATGAAACCTTCATTACAACTCAAGCTAGGTCAACAGTTAGCCATGACGCCACAGCTGCAGCAAGCGATTCGTTTGTTGCAATTGTCGACGCTCGATCTTCAACAAGAAATCCAAGAAGCGTTGGACTCCAACCCGCTACTGGAAGTTGAAGAAGGCCACGATGAGCCTCAAGCAAATGGTGAAGACAAATCAGCGTCTGAATCTGCTGATAACAGTGCGAACGAAGCTAACGATGCCTCAGAACCCGACCTTCCAGATAGCTCAGACGTGATTGAAAAATCTGAAATCAGCTCTGAGCTAGAAATTGATACCACTTGGGATGACGTATATAGCGCAAACACGGGTAGCACAGGCCTAGCGCTGGATGATGACATGCCCGTCTACCAAGGTGAGACCACTGAATCTTTGCATGATTACCTTATGTGGCAGTTAGACTTAACGCCTTTCAGTGAAACCGACCGCACCATCGCCCTCGCGATTATCGATGCGGTCGACGACTACGGCTACTTAACCCTATCCCCTGAAGAAATTCACGAGAGCTTCGACAACGAAGAAGTGGAATTGGATGAAGTAGAAGCGGTACGTAAGCGTATTCAGCAATTTGACCCGCTCGGTGTAGCCTCTCGCAATCTGCAAGAATGCCTACTGCTACAACTGGCAACTTTCCCTGAAGACACGCCGTGGCTTGCTGAGGCGAAAATGGTGTTGAGCGATCACATCGACCACCTTGGCAATCGTGACTACAAGCTGGTCATCAAAGAGACTAAGCTTAAAGAAGCGGACTTGCGTGAAGTATTGAGGTTGATTCAACAACTTGACCCTCGCCCAGGTAGTCGTATCACACCCGATGACACTGAATACGTCATTCCGGATGTGTCCGTATTTAAAGATCATGGTAAGTGGACCGTCTCCATAAACCCTGACAGCATTCCGAAACTAAAAGTAAATCAACAATATGCGCAACTAGGCAAAGGAAACAGTGCGGATAGCCAGTACATTCGCAGCAATTTGCAAGAGGCAAAATGGCTGATTAAGAGCCTAGAAAGCAGAAACGAGACGCTTCTCAAAGTTGCAAGATGTATTGTTGAACATCAACAAGATTTCTTCGAGTATGGTGAAGAAGCCATGAAACCAATGGTGCTAAACGACGTAGCATTGGATGTGGACATGCATGAATCGACAATTTCTCGTGTAACAACACAGAAGTTTATGCATACCCCACGTGGCATTTTTGAATTGAAGTACTTCTTCTCTAGCCATGTTAGTACAGACAATGGTGGAGAGTGTTCTTCCACAGCAATTCGCGCACTCATCAAAAAGTTGGTCGCAGCGGAGAATACCGCTAAGCCACTGAGTGATAGCAAAATTGCTGCTCTTCTGGCTGACCAGGGGATTCAAGTCGCGAGACGTACGATAGCGAAATATCGTGAATCCTTGGGTATCGCCCCTTCGAGTCAGCGCAAACGCCTACTTTAG
- the lptC gene encoding LPS export ABC transporter periplasmic protein LptC, with translation MSFTRLIYLLLIFVVAWCGYYLMTPKGNEDIQVAPNLELPMFSGTGLENITYGEDGVRSYIIRSTNLDHYAKSGDTIFKSPTLMVYREGSVVEWKVTATKAVLDEDQILTLYDKVLMQNLLPGASFDTMATDKLVINLTNRDFKADQQVMLVGPQFETTGGAMQGNLKAHTATLTDEVQGRYETVTP, from the coding sequence ATGAGTTTTACTCGCCTTATTTATTTGCTCTTGATCTTCGTTGTCGCGTGGTGCGGTTATTACCTCATGACACCAAAAGGCAATGAAGATATTCAAGTAGCACCAAATTTAGAACTGCCTATGTTCAGTGGTACTGGACTAGAAAACATCACTTATGGTGAAGATGGTGTCCGCAGTTACATCATCCGTTCCACTAACTTGGATCACTATGCCAAGAGTGGAGACACGATTTTTAAGAGCCCAACACTGATGGTTTACCGTGAAGGTAGCGTCGTGGAGTGGAAAGTCACTGCGACAAAAGCAGTACTTGATGAAGACCAGATTCTGACCTTGTACGATAAAGTACTGATGCAGAATCTATTGCCCGGCGCGAGTTTCGATACCATGGCGACAGATAAATTGGTCATCAATCTCACTAATCGTGATTTTAAAGCCGATCAACAAGTAATGTTGGTTGGACCGCAATTTGAAACTACCGGAGGCGCAATGCAGGGCAACTTGAAAGCCCACACTGCGACTCTGACAGATGAAGTTCAAGGTCGATATGAAACCGTTACACCTTAG
- the ptsN gene encoding PTS IIA-like nitrogen regulatory protein PtsN: protein MQLSEILSLDCTKSAVHCTSKKRALEMISQIVAENTGQDSTKLFECMLSREKMGSTGIGNGIAIPHARMQSSDKAIAVLLQCDEAIEFDAIDNRPVDLLFALLVPEEQCKEHLKTLSSMAERLSDKQVLKSLRNAQSDEELYDIMIHK from the coding sequence ATGCAACTGAGCGAAATACTGTCACTGGACTGCACCAAAAGTGCAGTCCATTGTACAAGTAAGAAACGTGCCCTAGAAATGATCAGCCAAATTGTCGCTGAAAACACGGGCCAAGATTCTACAAAACTGTTTGAGTGTATGCTCAGCAGAGAAAAAATGGGTAGTACTGGTATCGGCAACGGTATTGCTATCCCTCACGCAAGAATGCAATCAAGCGACAAAGCCATCGCGGTGTTACTTCAGTGTGACGAAGCAATTGAATTTGACGCCATCGACAACAGACCTGTCGACCTTCTTTTTGCTCTCCTTGTACCTGAAGAACAGTGCAAAGAGCACCTCAAAACACTATCCTCTATGGCAGAGCGTCTAAGTGACAAGCAAGTACTTAAAAGCTTACGTAACGCTCAGAGCGATGAAGAGCTCTACGACATTATGATTCATAAGTAA
- a CDS encoding HPr family phosphocarrier protein encodes MELSRKVLIQNRLGLHARAAVKLVELAQSFDAVITIDNEEDKTATADSVMGLLMLESAQGQYVTIHATGDQSEQALDAVCHLIEDKFDEGE; translated from the coding sequence GTGGAATTAAGTCGTAAAGTACTGATCCAAAACCGCCTAGGCTTGCACGCTCGTGCGGCAGTTAAACTGGTAGAACTAGCACAAAGCTTCGACGCGGTGATTACCATCGACAACGAAGAAGACAAAACCGCGACCGCAGACAGCGTCATGGGATTGCTGATGCTGGAATCAGCCCAAGGACAATACGTGACCATCCACGCCACTGGCGATCAATCTGAGCAAGCTCTTGATGCGGTTTGCCATTTGATTGAAGATAAGTTTGACGAAGGCGAGTGA
- the hpf gene encoding ribosome hibernation promoting factor: MQINIQGHHVDLTDSMQDYVQSKFQKLERFFDHINQVQVVLKVEKLNQIAEATLHINQGEIHASSNDESMYAAIDSLVDKLVRQLNKHKEKLNSH, from the coding sequence ATGCAAATCAATATTCAAGGCCATCACGTTGATCTTACCGATTCAATGCAAGACTATGTTCAATCTAAGTTTCAGAAGCTCGAAAGGTTCTTCGACCACATTAACCAAGTCCAAGTCGTACTAAAAGTTGAAAAACTCAACCAAATAGCGGAAGCTACGCTCCACATCAATCAAGGCGAAATCCACGCGTCATCGAACGACGAAAGTATGTATGCAGCAATTGATTCGCTGGTGGATAAATTAGTTCGTCAACTTAATAAGCACAAAGAAAAACTAAACAGTCATTAA
- the mgtE gene encoding magnesium transporter, which yields MAEQIEFDQAHQALQEVTEALENGRFVHVRRQLQDMEPEDIAHLLEASPRKSREVLWQLTDPEDYGEILDELNEDVKDSLVSKMAPEALAEATEGMDTDDVAYVLRSLPDDVSREVLSQMDSADRLRVETALSYPEDTAGGLMNTDVITIRGDVDVDVVLRYLRMKGELPEATDALYVIDDESKLIGELPITTLITTQPDVKVSEVMEDADDAITVDISDSDVASLFERRNWVSAPVVDENQHLVGRITIDDVVDVIREDAEHSMMSMAGMDDDEDTFAPVVKSARKRSIWLGANVLAALAAASVSNMFEATLDQMAAIAVLMTIVPSMGGVAGNQTVALVIRGLALGHIGDSNKRELLMKEAAIGLLNGIMWALIIGGIVVAWKGNWMLGGIISAAMLTNLLVAGVAGVTIPILLKKMNIDPALAGGMALTTVTDVIGLSVFLGLATLMI from the coding sequence ATGGCAGAGCAAATAGAATTCGACCAAGCTCACCAAGCCCTCCAAGAAGTCACTGAAGCGCTGGAAAACGGCCGCTTCGTCCATGTTCGTCGACAACTTCAGGACATGGAGCCTGAGGATATTGCCCACCTTTTAGAAGCCTCCCCACGTAAAAGTCGTGAAGTTCTTTGGCAACTCACCGACCCAGAAGATTACGGTGAGATTCTTGACGAGCTAAACGAAGACGTTAAAGACAGTCTTGTGTCCAAAATGGCTCCTGAAGCGCTTGCAGAAGCGACAGAAGGCATGGACACCGATGACGTGGCTTACGTACTGCGTAGCTTGCCTGACGACGTCTCACGTGAAGTTCTGTCCCAGATGGATAGTGCAGATCGTCTGCGCGTGGAAACCGCCCTATCCTACCCTGAGGATACCGCGGGTGGACTGATGAACACCGACGTAATCACCATTCGTGGTGACGTTGATGTAGATGTAGTCCTGCGTTATCTACGTATGAAAGGCGAACTGCCTGAAGCAACTGATGCTCTGTACGTCATTGATGATGAGAGCAAACTGATTGGTGAACTACCGATCACGACTCTGATCACCACGCAACCTGATGTCAAAGTCAGTGAAGTGATGGAAGACGCCGACGATGCAATTACAGTGGATATCAGTGACTCTGATGTCGCTAGCCTGTTTGAACGTCGTAACTGGGTATCTGCTCCGGTTGTCGATGAAAATCAGCACCTCGTTGGTCGTATCACCATCGATGACGTGGTCGACGTTATCCGTGAAGATGCCGAACACTCAATGATGAGTATGGCGGGTATGGATGACGACGAAGATACCTTCGCGCCTGTAGTAAAGTCTGCTCGTAAACGTAGTATTTGGCTTGGTGCCAACGTACTTGCTGCACTGGCAGCTGCTTCTGTCTCCAACATGTTTGAAGCGACTCTAGACCAAATGGCTGCGATTGCTGTCCTAATGACGATCGTGCCTTCAATGGGTGGTGTAGCAGGTAACCAAACCGTTGCACTTGTAATCCGTGGCTTAGCACTCGGTCATATCGGTGATTCGAACAAACGCGAACTGTTGATGAAAGAGGCGGCTATCGGCTTGCTAAACGGCATCATGTGGGCGCTGATCATCGGTGGTATCGTAGTAGCTTGGAAAGGCAACTGGATGCTTGGTGGGATTATCTCGGCAGCCATGCTGACCAACCTACTTGTAGCAGGTGTTGCGGGTGTAACTATCCCAATACTATTGAAGAAGATGAACATCGACCCAGCACTCGCTGGTGGTATGGCGCTAACGACAGTGACCGATGTAATTGGTCTTTCAGTTTTCCTCGGTCTAGCAACCTTGATGATTTAG
- the rapZ gene encoding RNase adapter RapZ, with protein sequence MRLIVVSGHSGAGKSVALRVLEDLGYYCVDNLPVNLLDAFVQSVSESKQNVAVSIDIRNIPKKLKELNTTLEKLKAELDVTVLFLDANKETLLTRYSETRRIHPLSLGSQSLSLDQAIELEQEILMPLKAHADLVLNSSGQSLHDLSETVRMRVEGRERKDLVMVFESFGFKYGLPSDADYVFDVRFLPNPHWEPALRPLTGLDGPIGAFLEQHQSVLDLKYQIESFIETWLPLLEKNNRSYLTVAIGCTGGKHRSVYLTQKIGEYFADKGHQVQIRHTSLEKNVKE encoded by the coding sequence ATGCGATTAATCGTTGTTAGCGGGCACTCTGGTGCCGGGAAAAGTGTTGCCCTGCGAGTACTTGAGGACTTAGGTTACTACTGCGTAGACAACCTACCGGTAAACTTACTTGACGCGTTTGTTCAGTCAGTCTCTGAGAGCAAACAAAACGTCGCAGTAAGCATCGATATTCGAAATATCCCTAAGAAGCTCAAAGAACTGAATACCACGCTAGAGAAGCTAAAGGCTGAACTGGATGTGACAGTACTGTTCTTAGACGCGAATAAAGAAACGCTTCTCACCCGCTACAGCGAAACACGTCGGATTCATCCGCTATCACTTGGCAGTCAATCATTATCACTTGATCAGGCGATTGAGCTTGAACAAGAGATCTTAATGCCTCTGAAAGCACACGCAGACTTAGTTCTGAACAGTAGCGGTCAATCTCTGCATGATCTCAGTGAAACCGTACGTATGCGTGTGGAAGGCCGAGAACGCAAAGACTTAGTCATGGTGTTTGAGTCGTTTGGTTTCAAATACGGTTTACCATCAGATGCCGATTACGTGTTTGATGTGCGTTTCTTGCCAAACCCACACTGGGAGCCAGCACTGCGCCCTCTCACTGGTTTAGATGGCCCGATCGGCGCCTTCTTAGAGCAACACCAGTCGGTACTTGATCTGAAATACCAAATTGAAAGCTTTATAGAGACTTGGTTACCACTATTAGAGAAAAACAACCGTAGCTACCTGACCGTTGCGATCGGTTGTACTGGTGGTAAACACCGCTCGGTTTACCTCACTCAAAAAATCGGTGAGTACTTTGCTGATAAAGGACACCAAGTACAAATTCGCCACACCTCATTGGAAAAGAACGTTAAGGAATAA